In the Actinomycetota bacterium genome, one interval contains:
- the rpmE gene encoding 50S ribosomal protein L31, whose amino-acid sequence MKQGIHPDFKETKVTCSCGNTFVTRSVKEELHVELCNNCHPFYTGKQKLVDTGGRVERFQKKYGKKPTSNQS is encoded by the coding sequence ATGAAACAGGGGATCCACCCGGACTTCAAAGAGACGAAGGTCACTTGTTCCTGCGGCAACACCTTCGTGACGCGCAGCGTGAAGGAGGAGCTGCACGTCGAGCTCTGCAACAACTGCCATCCCTTCTACACGGGGAAGCAGAAGCTGGTCGACACCGGGGGCCGCGTCGAGCGCTTCCAGAAGAAGTACGGCAAGAAGCCGACGTCGAACCAGAGCTGA
- a CDS encoding DUF1385 domain-containing protein, giving the protein MMRGPASWSVACRRPDQTIAVERHDLPTLASRHPWLKKPLARGVLVLVESLQIGIKALMISANHALEEEEQLSDKQLGWTMGTAMLLFSAIFIVLPVFGTRLIQSLVAGFTGESKLVFNLIEGAVRLTMFVGYLFVIGQFKDIRRVFQYHGAEHKTIYAYENGDDLDPAEIDRKYSTLHVRCGTNFLFIVLFLTILAHFIMDLFLPEALLPRIGMRLLAIPVLAGVSYEAIKLGSKNEDSLFFRVSMLPGLALQKITTKPPSLDQIEVAIAAMQAVAKDIDAPVEEDAPEPLD; this is encoded by the coding sequence ATGATGCGCGGGCCGGCGTCGTGGTCGGTTGCGTGCCGCCGGCCCGACCAGACGATCGCGGTCGAGCGTCACGACCTGCCGACCCTGGCATCGCGTCATCCGTGGCTGAAGAAGCCGCTCGCGCGGGGTGTGTTGGTTCTCGTGGAGTCGCTGCAGATCGGGATCAAGGCCCTGATGATCTCGGCGAACCACGCGCTCGAGGAGGAAGAGCAGCTCAGCGACAAGCAGCTCGGCTGGACCATGGGGACTGCGATGCTGTTGTTCTCGGCCATCTTCATCGTGTTGCCGGTGTTCGGAACGCGTCTGATCCAGTCGCTGGTCGCGGGGTTCACCGGCGAGTCGAAGCTCGTCTTCAATCTGATCGAGGGCGCGGTCCGTCTCACGATGTTCGTCGGTTACCTGTTCGTGATCGGGCAGTTCAAAGACATCCGACGCGTGTTCCAGTACCACGGCGCTGAGCACAAGACGATCTATGCCTACGAGAACGGCGACGACCTGGACCCCGCGGAGATCGATCGGAAGTACTCGACGCTGCACGTCCGGTGCGGAACGAATTTCCTCTTCATCGTCCTCTTCCTGACGATCCTGGCCCACTTCATCATGGATCTCTTCCTCCCCGAGGCTCTACTGCCGCGGATCGGGATGCGACTCCTGGCCATTCCTGTGTTGGCGGGCGTCTCCTACGAGGCGATCAAGTTGGGATCCAAGAACGAGGACTCGTTGTTCTTCCGCGTATCGATGCTGCCGGGCCTGGCGCTGCAGAAGATCACGACGAAGCCACCGTCGCTGGACCAGATCGAGGTAGCGATCGCGGCGATGCAGGCCGTCGCCAAGGACATCGACGCGCCCGTCGAGGAGGACGCGCCCGAACCGCTGGACTGA